Proteins from a genomic interval of Apteryx mantelli isolate bAptMan1 chromosome 5, bAptMan1.hap1, whole genome shotgun sequence:
- the SIGLEC1 gene encoding sialoadhesin — MLPVPRLILLAGLVPHVLGSWGVTYPEALQGLTGSCVVIPCTFSYPSSVSASAGIVAIWYKDFDGRKTVVYHSAAQDEVDGRFRSRTRLLGDPAEHNCTLLLREVTTKDSGTYRFRFEIVNGDRWSAARDMMLTVSDDPERPTTAANEEISEGAASTFRCSTPYVCPFSSVALHWRGYNAQVSAVSTSVQLDTGGVYLRQTLNTSFSWKDHSKKLLCEVSLGSKKATGEVILRVRYVPKDIKVSLNPSTQNIRVGDTASFTCTVNSSYPPVTAYRWYKDGAAVASEQVLTLQHVRREDYGQYHCEAENSVGSGAAPAVTLYVFSAEISMSPAAEVREGTTAALSCDVPGRENQDLNYTWYKNSVWLKEGSAHSLVFHDVAVGDTGYYSCKVQNDLGSVTSQAVSLSVTYPPRTPTIALFQEMQDGKLAIVHCTVDSHPPATMALYHDGNLVATTNSHAAPNQRLSITTSRNSLRLEIRAVVSTDSGEYRCTASNAYGNATAARPFTARTAWVLIRPSAEVREGDAVTLTCQAAQPADTYTWYKNGRRLAESSEAALLFPSIRGRDAGAFHCRAWSSSGGGGSDTSAAVPLRVLFPPRLPVMSSFLETQGGHLGIIQCTVDSDPEAQLTLLRGEEAIACTGDCHAATNPRVHATPSYNSLKVEIREVVLEDEGTYVCLARNLQGNASASMDFTAETARIQAAPSSRVLEGQAVNLTCWVSSDSSALPNFTWYRNGQRLAEASAASLAFQQVASTDAGLYYCKATTERTSRSSAAVSLDVLYPPRGPRVTLFLETQRGRLAIFQCSVESNPPAQLDLYKGDELVASSDPGSSPSQRVSVTTSPNALRAEIRDITLSDEGSYRFVATNAHGTVSHRLYFRVQTARVLVVPSTEVTEGDEVSLTCDLMGDPLEDTIYSWYKNSKQIQESSDNFLALPHISSEAMGSYHCKAHSPTGASTSISPSISLRVFYPPREPMLTSFLETSEGQLGILQCTVDSNPPAELALFKGDVLVASTAQPQPAAPPRLSASSSLNSLRVKIHAVVMEDEGEYVCLASNAYGNASTAGNFTAGTARVWISPSPDVREGDAVNLTCALARSGRGAPSYTWYKDNAWFSGGPAPSLAFPRVASSDAASYRCAVQTPEGTRSSSPSTLNVLYPPRNLRLKAFLETGEGPAVILACAVESNPPAELTLRRAGEVLAASPARGSAGRPEPNALRLELGTATAAAAEGEYECRARSPLGSSRTSLHLRLQPVRVVVQPAAEVPEGTGVTLTCEAPGARPGTVYAWYKNTRWLAEGPTATLALAAASPADAGAYSCQAGAGQSGRRALPAALRVLYGPRDLSLTAFLESPGGRRAILHCTADSYPPSAITLRRGSDLAPVASTQGASDPRLSVQASPNSLRVELRAVVPEDEGPYVCSASNGYGAASTSVRLAAEPVRIAMEPSPEVPEGAAATLTCSAAPWVGEEANFTWYKNGRWLQEGPAGSLVFARVSSADAGSYRCQASGTRGSAASAPASLSVTYAPRGLSVRTFLENRGGQVGIVVCTAESHPRAALALYRRGHLLASSRAAAAATATTAGQRLRAFASYNTLRLEIQGLGPEDAAEYTCVADNAAGNATASAYFDVRTLSHLLAFTVLAGLLTALICAAAVAFAAARLWPRMRKIWGLPSAEDTLELNSKREQAQVDGAS; from the exons ATGCTCCCGGTCCCACGACTCATCCTCCTGGCTGGCCTCGTCCCGCACG TCCTTGGCTCGTGGGGCGTCACCTACCCCGAAGCCCTGCAGGGCCTGACGGGCTCGTGCGTGGTGATCCCCTGCACCTTCAGCTACCCCAGCAGCGTCTCGGCCAGCGCCGGCATCGTGGCCATCTGGTACAAGGATTTCGATGGCCGGAAGACCGTGGTCTACCACTCGGCGGCCCAAGACGAGGTGGACGGCAGGTTCAGGAGCCGCACCAGGCTCCTGGGGGACCCTGCTGAGCACAACTGCACGTTGCTGCTCAGGGAGGTGACAACCAAGGACAGCGGGACCTACAGGTTCAGGTTCGAGATCGTGAACGGTGACCGGTGGTCGGCTGCACGGGACATGATGCTGACGGTGTCGG ATGACCCCGAGCGCCCAACCACTGCGGCGAACGAGGAGATCTCCGAGGGGGCTGCGTCCACCTTCCGCTGCTCCACTCCCTACGTCTGCCCCTTCAGCAGCGTCGCCCTGCACTGGAGGGGCTACAACGCGCAGGTCTCCGCTGTGTCCACCAGTGTCCAGCTGGACACCGGCGGGGTGTATCTCCGCCAGACACTCAACACCTCCTTCTCCTGGAAGGACCACTCCAAAAAGCTGCTCTGCGAAGTTTCTCTGGGGTCCAAGAAGGCCACGGGGGAGGTCATCCTGCGGGTGAGAT ATGTCCCTAAGGACATCAAGGTGTCCCTGAACCCCTCCACGCAGAACATCCGTGTGGGCGACACGGCGTCCTTCACCTGCACCGTGAACAGCAGCTACCCGCCGGTCACCGCGTACCGGTGGTACAAGGACGGCGCGGCCGTGGCCAGCGAGCAGGTCCTGACCCTCCAGCACGTCCGTCGTGAGGACTACGGCCAGTATCACTGCGAAGCCGAGAACTCGGTCGGGTCTGGAGCGGCGCCGGCTGTGACCCTCTACGTCTTCT CCGCAGAGATCTCCATGAGCCCGGCGGCCGAGGTGCGGGAGGGGACCACGGCCGCGTTGTCCTGCGACGTGCCCGGCAGGGAGAACCAGGACCTCAACTACACCTGGTACAAGAACAGCGTGTGGCTCAAGGAGGGCTCCGCTCACTCGCTGGTGTTTCACGACGTGGCCGTCGGCGACACGGGCTATTACTCCTGCAAGGTGCAGAATGACCTGGGCAGCGTGACGTCCCAGGCCGTCAGCCTCAGCGTGACAT ATCCGCCCCGGACCCCGACTATTGCCCTGTTCCAGGAGATGCAGGATGGCAAGCTGGCTATCGTGCACTGCACTGTGGACAGCCACCCGCCGGCCACCATGGCCCTCTACCACGACGGGAACCTGGTGGCCACCACCAACTCCCACGCGGCGCCCAACCAGCGGCTCAGCATCACCACCTCCCGCAACTCCCTGCGGCTGGAGATCCGCGCCGTGGTGTCCACGGACAGCGGGGAATACCGCTGCACGGCCAGCAACGCCTACGGCAATGCCACTGCTGCCAGGCCGTTCACTGCCCGGA ctgcgtgggtgctgatcCGGCCCTCGGCGGAGGTGCGCGAAGGGGACGCCGTCACCCTGACGTGCCAGGCCGCCCAGCCCGCGGACACCTACACCTGGTACAAGAACGGCAGGCGGCTGGCGGAGAGCTCAGAGGCGGCGCTGCTCTTCCCGTCCATCCGCGGCCGGGATGCGGGCGCTTTCCACTGCCGAGCCTGGAGCAGCAGCGGAGGCGGTGGCAGCGACACCTCGGCGGCCGTGCCCCTGCGCGTGCTCT TCCCGCCAAGACTACCTGTGATGAGCTCCTTCCTAGAGACCCAGGGTGGGCACCTGGGCATCATTCAGTGCACTGTTGACAGTGACCCGGAGGCCCAACTGACCCTACTGAGAGGAGAAGAAGCAATAGCCTGCACAGGGGACTGCCACGCAGCCACCAACCCGCGGGTCCACGCGACCCCATCGTACAACAGCCTGAAGGTGGAGATCCGTGAGGTGGTGCTGGAAGACGAGGGGACCTACGTGTGCTTGGCAAGGAACCTGCAAGGCAACGCAAGCGCCTCTATGGACTTCACGGCTGAGA CTGCCCGGATCCAGGCGGCTCCCTCCTCGCGGGTGCTGGAAGGCCAAGCCGTCAACCTGACCTGCTGGGTGAGCAGCGACTCCTCGGCTCTGCCTAACTTCACCTGGTACCGGAACGGCCAGCGGCTCGCCGAGGCCTCGGCGGCCTCCCTGGCGTTTCAGCAAGTGGCCAGCACGGACGCTGGGCTCTACTACTGCAAAGCGACGACGGAGAGGACCAGCCGGAGCTCGGCTGCGGTCTCCCTGGACGTGTTGT ACCCCCCGAGGGGCCCCCGGGTGACTCTGTTTCTGGAGACGCAGAGAGGAAGGCTGGCCATCTTCCAGTGCTCGGTGGAGAGCAACCCTCCTGCCCAGCTGGACCTCTACAAGGGAGACGAGCTCGTGGCCTCCAGCGACCCGGGGAGCAGCCCCAGCCAACGGGTCAGCGTCACGACCTCCCCAAATGCCCTCCGAGCAGAGATCCGGGACATCACGCTGTCGGACGAGGGCAGCTACCGCTTCGTCGCTACCAACGCGCACGGCACCGTGTCCCATCGCCTGTATTTCCGTGTGCAGA CGGCCAGAGTCCTTGTTGTGCCATCCACGGAGGTGACTGAAGGCGATGAAGTCTCCCTGACATGCGACTTGATGGGAGACCCACTGGAGGACACCATCTACTCGTGGTACAAGAACAGCAAGCAAATCCAAGAAAGCTCAGACAACTTCCTTGCCCTGCCCCATATCTCTAGTGAAGCCATGGGCTCCTACCACTGCAAAGCCCACAGTCCCACGGGAGCCAGCACCAGCATCTCTCCGTCCATCAGCCTGCGTGTCTTCT ATCCACCCCGTGAGCCCATGTTGACCTCCTTCCTGGAGACATCCGAGGGGCAGCTGGGCATCCTGCAGTGCACCGTGGACAGCAACCCGCCGGCCGAGCTGGCTCTCTTCAAGGGAGACGTGCTTGTGGCTTCCACCGCGcagccccagcccgcggccccgccacgGCTCAGCGCGTCCTCCTCGCTCAACAGCCTGCGGGTGAAGATCCACGCCGTGGTGATGGAGGACGAAGGGGAGTACGTGTGCTTGGCCAGCAACGCCTACGGCAACGCGAGCACTGCGGGGAACTTCACCGCAGGGA CCGCCAGGGTCTGGATCTCTCCCTCTCCGGACGTCCGCGAAGGGGATGCCGTGAACCTGACGTGCGCGCTGGCCCGCAGCGGCCGGGGAGCGCCGAGCTACACCTGGTACAAGGACAACGCCTGGTTCAGCGGCGGCCCTGCCCCGTCGCTCGCCTTCCCCCGGGTGGCCAGCAGCGACGCCGCCTCCTACCGCTGCGCCGTGCAAACCCCCGAGGGCACCCGGAGCTCGTCCCCCAGCACCTTGAACGTCCTCT ACCCCCCGAGGAACCTGAGGCTGAAGGCTTTCCTGGAGACGGGCGAGGGGCCGGCGGTCATCCTCGCCTGCGCCGTGGAGAGCAACCCGCCCGCCGAGCTCACCCTGCGCAGGGCCGGAGAGGTGCTGGCCGCCAGCCCGgcacggggcagcgcggggcgacCGGAGCCCAACGCCCTGCGGCTGGAGCTGGGGACtgcaacggcggcggcggcggagggcgagTACGAGTGCCGGGCGCGCAGCCCCCTGGGCAGCTCCCGCACCTCCCTGCACCTCCGCTTGCAGC CCGTCAGGGTGGTGGTGCAGCCGGCGGCCGAGGTGCCCGAGGGGACCGGCGTGACGCTGACCTGCgaggcccccggcgcccgcccgggcaCCGTCTACGCCTGGTACAAGAACACACGGTGGCTGGCAGAGGGCCCCACCGCCACGCTGGCCCTGGCTGCCGCGTCGCCCGCCGACGCCGGTGCCTACTCCTGCCAGGCCGGCGCGGGACAGAGCGgccgccgggcgctgcccgccgccctgcGCGTGCTCT ACGGCCCCCGGGACCTGTCCCTTACAGCTTTCCTGGAgagcccgggggggcggcgggccatCCTGCACTGCACCGCCGACAGCTACCCGCCCTCAGCCATCACCCTGCGCCGGGGCTCCGACCTGGCTCCCGTGGCCTCCACGCAGGGCGCCTCCGACCCGCGCCTGAGTGTCCAGGCGTCGCCCAACTCCCTGCGGGTCGAGCTGAGAGCCGTGGTGCCGGAGGACGAGGGGCCGTACGTCTGCTCGGCCAGCAACGGCTACGGCGCCGCTTCGACGTCCGTGCGCTTGGCCGCGGAGC ccgTCAGAATCGCCATGGAGCCCTCGCCCGAGGTCCCCGAAGGTGCCGCGGCCACCCTGACCTGCTCGGCGGCCCCGTGGGTCGGGGAGGAGGCGAACTTCACCTGGTACAAGAACGGCCGGTGGCTGCAGGAGGGACCGGCCGGCTCCCTCGTCTTCGCCCGGGTCTCCAGTGCCGACGCCGGCTCCTACCGCTGCCAGGCGAGCGGGACGCGCGGCAgcgccgcctcggccccggccagCCTCAGCGTGACCT ACGCCCCCCGGGGCTTGTCCGTCCGCACCTTCCTGGAGAACCGCGGCGGGCAGGTGGGCATCGTGGTGTGCACCGCCGAGAGCCACCCGCGCGCCGCCCTCGCCCTGTACCGCCGCGGCCACCTCCTGGCCTCcagccgagccgccgccgccgccactgccaCCACCGCGGGACAGCGGCTCCGCGCCTTTGCCTCCTACAACACCCTGCGGCTGGAGATCCAGGGCCTGGGGCCGGAGGACGCGGCCGAGTACACCTGCGTGGCCGACAACGCCGCCGGCAACGCCACCGCCAGCGCCTACTTCGACGTCCGCA CGCTCTCCCACCTCCTCGCGTTCACCGTCCTGGCGGGGCTGCTCACCGCGCTGATCTGCGCCGCCGCGGTGGCCTTCGCCGCTGCGAGGCTGTGGCCCAG GATGAGGAAGATTTGGGGCCTGCCGAGCGCTGAGGACACCTTGGAACTGAACAGTAAACGGGAGCAGGCGCAG GTGGATGGAGCCTCCTAG